The following proteins are encoded in a genomic region of Acidobacteriota bacterium:
- a CDS encoding phosphodiester glycosidase family protein, whose product MVKIPAQDFKTLKPGVEYAEVTKEISGKSVNMNLLRLDLTKVCLDVHHAMDAAIGTEKTSSIATRHGAFAAINAGFFRLDTSIWAGDAAGLLMSRSKLLSEPTAGRTALVLYNGPETTEAAFYRFEYRGFLIFGKNERISILGANRERNAEDLVLFTPEFHRTTLTSGVGLEVKFVKDKVVEIGNLVGNSNIPENGFVLSASGKYRAELLKLKRNQRVVLASGPTPVEGEPVPLPISFVQDAVAGVPRLIKNGRVDITWEQEKTSKSFVETRHPRTAVAKLKDGKFLMITVDGRSEASGGIGLPDLAEYLLSLGATDAMNLDGGGSTTMFVDGKVVNKPSDKEGERKVSDAILVTLRTKKK is encoded by the coding sequence AAAGAGATCAGCGGTAAGTCGGTTAATATGAACCTCCTCCGCCTCGACCTCACCAAGGTTTGCCTCGACGTCCACCACGCCATGGATGCCGCAATCGGCACCGAAAAAACCTCATCCATCGCCACACGCCACGGCGCGTTTGCGGCGATAAATGCGGGGTTTTTTAGGTTGGATACGAGTATTTGGGCGGGTGACGCGGCGGGGCTATTAATGAGTCGGAGCAAATTGCTCAGTGAGCCTACAGCTGGTCGAACTGCTCTGGTACTTTACAATGGGCCGGAAACGACTGAGGCAGCATTCTATCGATTTGAGTATCGCGGATTTCTGATATTCGGCAAAAACGAGAGAATTTCGATTCTAGGTGCCAATCGCGAACGGAATGCAGAAGACCTGGTGCTTTTCACGCCTGAATTTCATCGAACCACTCTTACAAGCGGCGTGGGTTTGGAGGTCAAATTCGTTAAGGACAAAGTTGTTGAAATTGGGAATCTAGTGGGCAACTCGAACATACCAGAAAATGGCTTTGTGCTGTCGGCATCAGGAAAATATCGAGCCGAGCTGTTGAAATTGAAAAGAAACCAGCGAGTGGTCCTCGCTTCAGGTCCGACTCCCGTTGAAGGCGAGCCGGTACCGTTGCCAATCAGCTTTGTTCAAGATGCCGTCGCCGGCGTTCCGCGGCTAATCAAAAATGGCCGTGTAGACATCACATGGGAGCAGGAAAAGACTTCCAAATCGTTTGTCGAGACGCGGCATCCGCGCACGGCGGTGGCGAAGCTCAAGGATGGCAAGTTTTTGATGATTACGGTTGATGGCCGGAGCGAGGCGAGCGGCGGGATCGGTTTGCCGGACCTCGCGGAATATCTACTTAGTCTCGGCGCGACCGACGCGATGAATCTTGACGGCGGCGGCTCGACGACGATGTTTGTGGATGGAAAGGTCGTAAATAAACCGTCTGACAAAGAAGGTGAACGAAAGGTGAGTGACGCGATCCTTGTGACGCTCAGGACCAAAAAGAAATAA